In Carya illinoinensis cultivar Pawnee chromosome 6, C.illinoinensisPawnee_v1, whole genome shotgun sequence, a single genomic region encodes these proteins:
- the LOC122314210 gene encoding cyclin-D1-1-like, whose protein sequence is MSHSTGHSSLAAAATTTSLYCGEDTGDIVSCCSDTLIPDQPPSTSLFAHSSPSDEYTISALIDSETHHVPHPDYLRRCRDRSIDVTARQDSINWILKVHAYYHFRPVTAFLSINYFDRFLSYQSLPQPNGWPFQLLSVACLSLAAKMEEPQVPLLFDLQVFEPKFVFESKTVQRMELWVMAILDWRLRAVTPFDFLDYFISKLASSSTPKPELFNRVFSACSDLILSTTRAIDFLGFSPSTIAAAAVLCATAGGSDSLAIDGKLPVVFHESVNKESVISCHQLMEEYLIDTCPAADLKDRRSEAAAPPSPIGVLDAAACGSCDTRSENPGSIELAEAEAEPPTKRIRMPSSAPDTTEAVLR, encoded by the exons ATGTCTCACTCGACCGGCCACTCCTCCCTCGCTGCTGCTGCTACTACTACTAGCTTGTACTGCGGTGAGGACACCGGCGACATCGTCTCCTGTTGCTCAGACACGTTGATCCCCGATCAGCCCCCATCTACGTCTCTCTTCGCTCATTCTTCGCCGTCCGATGAGTACACCATTTCCGCGCTCATCGACTCGGAGACCCACCACGTTCCCCACCCGGACTATCTTAGACGCTGTCGTGACCGCTCGATCGACGTTACCGCTCGCCAAGACTCCATCAACTGGATCTTGAAG GTGCATGCGTATTATCACTTCAGACCGGTTACGGCTTTCCTCTCCATCAACTACTTCGATCGTTTCCTCTCCTACCAATCTCTACCG CAACCAAATGGGTGGCCTTTTCAGCTGCTATCAGTGGCGTGTTTGTCTTTAGCGGCGAAAATGGAGGAGCCCCAGGTCCCACTCCTGTTCGACCTTCAAGTATTTGAGCCCAAGTTCGTCTTCGAATCGAAAACGGTTCAGCGAATGGAGCTATGGGTCATGGCCATTCTCGACTGGAGATTGCGCGCTGTCACGCCCTTCGATTTCCTTGACTATTTCATCTCCAAACTCGCATCTTCTTCGACTCCTAAACCCGAGCTCTTCAACCGCGTCTTCTCCGCTTGTTCGGATCTCATTCTGAGCACCACCCGCG cGATCGATTTCTTGGGTTTTTCGCCGTCGACAATAGCTGCAGCTGCCGTGCTTTGTGCCACTGCTGGAGGTTCTGATTCACTGGCGATAGATGGCAAATTGCCTGTGGTTTTTCACGAGAGTGTAAACAAA GAATCGGTGATAAGCTGTCACCAACTAATGGAGGAGTACCTGATCGACACGTGTCCGGCGGCCGACCTTAAAGACCGCAGATCGGAGGCGGCGGCGCCACCAAGCCCCATCGGTGTCCTTGATGCTGCTGCCTGTGGAAGCTGCGACACGCGGTCGGAGAACCCCGGCTCAATTGAGTTGGCCGAAGCTGAAGCCGAGCCGCCAACGAAGAGGATACGAATGCCATCCTCTGCGCCAGATACTACAGAAGCGGTACTAAGATAA
- the LOC122314209 gene encoding nucleobase-ascorbate transporter 4-like, protein MAVGGGGGGGGSEFQPHPVKEQLPGVDFCVSSSPAWPEAILLGFQHYLVMLGTIVIISTILVPLMGGGNVEKAQVIDTFLFVAGINTLLQTLFGTRLPVVMGASYAFVLPITTLTLSSRFGAVTDPRQRFKQTMRAVQGALIISSLLQMIIGFFGFWRILGRFISPLAAVPLVTLTGLGLFALGFPQLAKCIEVGLPELIIVIILSQYIPSMLKSNRAIFDRFAVLLSVAIVWVYAEILTVAGAYDNRPLKTQLSCRTDRAGLISAAPWIRVPYPFQWGSPTFNAGDALAIMAASFVAIIESTGTYIAASRYGSATHIPPSVLSRGVGWQGIGTLLDGFFGTGSGSTASVENAGLLGLTRVGSRRVVQIAAGFMLFFSVLGKFGAVLASIPLPIVAALYCVLFAYVVSAGLAYLQFTNLNSFRSKFILGFALFMGLSVPQYFNEYLLISGRGPVHTGAIWFNTMIQVLFSSPATVAAIVAFILDSTLGRGHSSTRRDSGRHWWEKFRFYNQDTRSDEFYGLPYNLNRFFPSF, encoded by the exons atGGCTGtgggtggaggaggaggaggtggtggtAGTGAGTTTCAACCACATCCGGTCAAAGAACAGCTTCCCGGTGTCGACTTCTGTGTCTCTAGCTCTCCCGCTTGGC CTGAAGCCATTCTTCTCGGATTCCAGCACTACCTGGTGATGCTTGGAACCATTGTTATCATCTCAACAATTCTTGTCCCTCTAATGGGTGGTGGCAAT GTGGAGAAGGCTCAGGTGATAGATACTTTCCTATTTGTTGCGGGTATAAACACTCTCTTGCAGACTTTGTTCGGGACTCGGCTGCCAGTTGTGATGGGGGCTTCATACGCTTTCGTTCTCCCTATTACTACACTTACCTTGTCGAGTAGGTTCGGTGCAGTCACAGATCCCCGTCAG AGGTTTAAACAGACTATGAGAGCAGTGCAAGGAGCACTCATTATTTCATCTCTCCTCCAAATGATTATTGGattttttggtttctggagAATCCTTGGGAG GTTTATTAGCCCTCTTGCTGCAGTTCCTCTTGTTACTCTTACTGGACTTGGTCTGTTTGCGCTTGGTTTCCCACAA CTGGCAAAATGCATTGAGGTTGGACTGCCAGAATTGATtatagtgattattttatctcaG TATATACCCTCTATGTTAAAATCAAACAGGGCCATATTTGATCGATTTGCTGTCCTACTCTCGGTTGCAATTGTATGGGTCTATGCAGAAATTTTGACTGTAGCTGGAGCATATGATAATCGACCTTTAAAAACCCAACTAAGTTGCCGTACCGATCGTGCTGGGCTCATAAGTGCCGCCCCTTG GATTAGGGTTCCATATCCGTTTCAGTGGGGGAGTCCGACATTTAATGCAGGAGATGCTCTTGCAATTATGGCTGCTTCTTTCGTTGCTATCATAGAG TCCACAGGTACATATATTGCAGCGTCGAGATATGGGAGTGCGACACATATACCTCCTTCTGTACTCAGCCGTGGTGTTGGCTGGCAG GGAATAGGCACTCTGTTGGATGGCTTTTTTGGCACTGGAAGTGGCTCCACTGCATCAGT TGAAAATGCAGGTCTTTTGGGATTAACCCGAGTTGGAAGTAGAAGAGTCGTTCAAATAGCAGCTGGATTCATGCTTTTCTTCTCTGTTTTAG GAAAATTCGGGGCTGTCCTTGCTTCTATTCCATTACCGATTGTGGCGGCATTGTACTGCGTTCTCTTTGCCTACGTGG TTTCAGCTGGCCTTGCTTATCTTCAATTCACCAATCTAAACAGCTTCAGATCAAAATTTATTCTCGGCTTTGCTCTCTTCATGGGTCTTAGTGTGCCTCAATATTTCAATGAGTACCTGTTGATATCCGGGCGGGGTCCTGTCCACACAGGCGCTATATGG TTCAACACCATGATACAAGTCCTTTTTTCATCTCCGGCAACGGTGGCAGCTATAGTTGCTTTCATTTTGGACTCTACATTAGGCCGTGGCCACAGCTCAACCCGTCGAGACAGCGGGAGGCACTGGTGGGAGAAGTTCAGGTTCTATAACCAGGATACTAGGAGCGACGAGTTCTATGGTCTGCCTTATAACCTTAACAGGTTCTTCCCCTCATTCTGA
- the LOC122312547 gene encoding cysteine-rich and transmembrane domain-containing protein WIH2-like has translation MSYYNQHQHPVGVPPPQGYPPEGYPKDAYPPPAYPAQGYPPQGYPQQGYPPAYAPQYGQPPPQQRQQGSGGFLEGCLAALCCCCLLDACF, from the exons ATGAGTTATtacaatcagcatcaacatccTGTTGGTGTCCCTCCTCCACAAG GCTATCCGCCGGAAGGATATCCCAAGGATGCATATCCGCCTCCGGCCTATCCAGCACAGGGATATCCGCCACAGGGATATCCTCAGCAGGGATATCCCCCGGCCTACGCCCCTCAGTACGGTCAGCCTCCCCCTCAGCAACGCCAACAGGGCAGCGGCGGCTTCTTGGAAGGCTG TTTGGCTGCTCTATGCTGTTGTTGCCTCTTGGATGCCTGCTTCTGA